Sequence from the Catenuloplanes indicus genome:
CGTTCGGCGGCGACCTGATGATCGACGGCTCGGTGCAGGCGCCGACGAAGATCATGAGCTGGGACCCGCGGACCAGCGCCACGGACACGCTGGTCGACGACGGCCGGGCGTACATCCGGGCGATCGGCGGGCAGTTCTCCATGACGTACGCGTCGGTCGAGGATCTCGGTTTTTGGAGCGGGCGGACCGGCGGGCTGAGCCTGACCGGCACGGACCGGCCGAACACCGGCGGCGTGGAGCAGACCAAGGTCAGCGGCAACACCGCGCGGGACAAGGCCAAGCAGGAGCGGCGCAACGGTACGAGCGTGGCGCCCGGCGCCGGCGACATCTACGCGTCGCCGACCGGTGACCTGGTCGCGCCGGACACCCGGTTCGACGTGCCCGGCCTGTCCTACGTCTCCGGCTCGATCGACCACGCCACGATCAGCGGCAACGCGTTCGGCCTGTTCATCTCCGGCGCGACCGGCGTGAACATCACCGACTCCACGGTGGCGGAGAGTCTGGAGGACGGCGTGGTCATGCACCGGTTCGCGTCCAGCCTGGTGATCGAGAAGGTGACCTCGCGGAACAACGGCGGCGACGGGTTCGTGCTGTCCCGCGCCGCGCAGCAGGTGCGGATCAGCGACGCGGTCGCGGACCACAACGGCGGCAACGGCATCACGGTCAACGGCCTGCCGCTGGCCGAGGACGCGTCCGCCTCCGGACAGTTCGTCGGCGCGTACGGCTCGAACACGGTCGCGAACAGCGAGGTCAGCCACAACGCGCGGTACGGCATCGAGGTGATCGGCGGCATCAACGTCGACGTGCAGAACAACGAGGTGACCGGCAGCGAGGCCGGCATCGTGGCCCGTCAGGGCGCGGACCGGGTGACCATCACCGGCAACCGGGTGAGCGGCGCGGTCCGGCACGGCATCGCGGTCCGCGACGAGGTCACCGCCGCGACCGTGACCGGCAACATCGTCACGGACGTCGACAACGGCGTCTACGTGCGGGACTCCTCCGCGGAGGTGCGCGGCAACACGGTCGAGGAGGCGACGAACCACGGGATCGCCATGGTGGGCGCGGTCGACGGCTCGGTCGTCTCGCACAACGTGATCTCCGGTGTCGGGCCGAGCGCGCTGGACCTGTCCCGGGCCGACGGCGACCTGACGGCCGCGGACAACCAGGCCGGCGCCTGGTACGACACCAGCTCGTTCTGGGTGAAGTTCCGGCACTACGCCAGCCCGATGACCATGCTGTGGACCGCGATCGTGCTGGCCATCGCGTTCTCCGCGGTGATGGGTGCGCGGCGGCGCCGGACCGGGTTCTTCCACCCGTACGAGAACACCAAGTCGCTGCGGGTGGCGGCATGACGGCATCGACGCCCTCGCCGCGCCGCCGCGCCGCGATGACGGGCGGTGTCGCGGTGGGGCTCTCGCTGCTCGCGGCGATGGCCGGGCTCGGCTCGTGCCGCGCCGAGACGCCGGACGCCGCGCCGGCCACCTCCGCCGCGCCACCGCCGATCGAGACGGCCGCGCCGCTCGCCACCGGCCCGATCGGCGCGAGCACGCCGGCGGGCACCGCCACGGAGTGCCCGGCGGCCACGGTGACCGTGTCGGACGCGGCCGGGCTCACCGCGGCGCTGGCCGCGGCCCGGCCCGGTGCAGTGATCCGGCTGGCCGACGGCGTCTATCAGGACGAGTTCGTCGCGTCGGTGCCCGGCACGGCGGACGCGCCGGTCACGCTCTGTGGCGGCGTCGGTGCGATCCTGGACGGGGGTGGCGTGACCAAGGGCTACGGCCTGCACCTGGACGGTGCCAGCCACTGGCGGGTGCTCGGCTTCACGGTCCGGAACGCGCAGAAGGGCGTGATGGCCGACGGCGTCCAGCACACCACGATCGCCGGCCTGACCGTGGAGCGGATCGGCGACGAGGCCGTCCACCTGCGCAGGTTCAGCTCGGACAACGTGGTCGAGGGCAACATCATCCGGGACACCGGGCGGCGCAAGCCGCAGTTCGGCGAGGGCGTCTACGTCGGCACGGCGGAGTCGAACTGGTGCGACATCACCGATTGCGCGCCGGACACCAGCGACCGCAACGTGGTCCGGAACAACACGATCACCGCGGTCACCGCGGAGAACGTCGACATCAAGGAGGGTACGACCGGCGGCACCGTCACCGGGAACACCTTCGACGGTGCGGCGCTCTCCGGCGGGCACGCCGACTCCTGGGTCGACGTGAAGGGCAACGACTGGACCATCTCCGGTAACACCGGGACGAATTCTCCGCTGGACGGTTTCCAGACACACTCCGTCGTGGACGGTTGGGGCAGGGGCAACGTCTTCTCCCGCAACGTCGCGACCGTCGACGGGCCTGGTTTCGGCTTCAGCCTCACCCCGGTCGAGGACAACCGGGTCGCCTGTGACAACGAGGTCAGCGGCGCCGCCGAGGGCACCTCCAACACCCCCTGTTCCTGATGCAACGACACCTTTGGGAGACGACTGTGACCACCCCTCGCCTCACCGTGATCGGTACCGGCTACCTCGGCGCGACGCACGCGATCTGCATGGCCGTCCTCGGCTTCGAGGTGCTCGGCGTCGACGTGGACGAGCAGAAGATCGCCCGGCTGGCCGCCGGCGAGGTGCCGTTCTTCGAGCCCGGCCTGCCCGAGCTGCTCACCAAGGCGCTCGAGTCCGGCCGGCTGCGCTTCACCACCTCGTTCGCGGAGGCCGCCGAGTTCGGCGACGTGCACTTCATCTGCGTCGGCACGCCGCAGCAGAAGGGCTCGCACGCGGCCGACATGACCTACGTCGACGCGTCGGTCACCGCGCTCGCGCGGCACCTCACCCGCAAGGCGCTGGTGGTCGGCAAGTCCACCGTTCCGGTCGGCACCGCGGCCCGGCTGACCGCGCTGGTCAAGGAGATCGCGCCGGCCGCCGACGAGGTCGAGCTGGCCTGGAACCCGGAGTTCCTGCGCGAGGGCTTCGCGGTCGAGGACACCATGAAGCCGGACCGCCTGGTCTTCGGCGTCGCGTCCGGGTGGGCGGAGGAGCGGCTGCGCGCCGCGTTCGAGCCGGTGCTGGCGCAGGGCGTACCGGTGAAGGTCACCGATCTGGCCACCGCGGAGCTGGTCAAGGTCGCGGCGAACTCGTTCCTGGCCACCAAGATCTCGTACATCAACGCGATGGCCGAGGTGTGCGAGGCGACCGGCGCGGACGTGTCCGACCTGGCCGAGGCGCTGGCGTTCGACACCCGGATCGGCGGTCGGTTCCTGCGGCCCGGCCTCGGCTTCGGCGGCGGCTGCCTGCCCAAGGACATCCGCGCGTTCATGGCCCGCGCCGAGGAGCTCGGCGTCGGCCAGGCGGTCGGCTTCCTGCGCGAGATCGACGGCATCAACCAGCGCCGCCGGGCCCGCACCGTCGACCTGGTCACCGAGCTGGCCGGTGGTGACGTGGCCGGCAAGAAGGTCGCGGCGCTCGGCGCGGCGTTCAAGCCGGACTCCGACGACATCCGCGACGCGCCCGCGCTGGACGTGGCCGGCACGCTGCACCGGATGGGCGCCGAGGTGACCGTGTTCGACCCGGCCGCGATGGAGAACGCCAAGCGCGTGCACCCGGAGCTGGCCTACGGCGAGAGTGCGCTGGACGCGGCCCGGGACGCGGACGTGGTCGTGCTGCTCACCGAGTGGACCGAGTTCCGCGCGATCGACCCGGCCGCGATGGCCGCGGTGGTCGCCGGCAAGTCCATCGTGGACGGCCGGCACGCGCTGGACCCGGCCGCGTGGCGCGCGGCCGGCTGGGAGTACCGGGCGCTCGGCCGCCCCTGACCGGGAACCTGGCGGGAATGTTGCGGCCCCTGTCCGGAAAACGCCTCCGGCGGGGCCGTTCCGCTCTCCTAGACTCGGGGGCCAGTGGGCTACGGGGAGGAGAGCGGGCGATGGATCTCGCACAGAACGCCGTCATCGGCACGCCGGAGGAGCTGCGTGAGCTGCTCGGCGTGCCGATGCCGCGCGCGGTCACCAAGGAGCGCGTCACGCTGCACGAGCGGGACCGGGAGTGGCTGGCCGCGTCGCCGTTCTGCGTCATCTCCACCTCGGACGCGGACGGCAACTGCGACGCCTCGCCCAAGGGCGACCCGCCCGGCTTCACGCTGGTGCTGGACGAGGCCACGATCGCGATCCCGGAGCGGCCCGGCAACCGTCGCGCCGACGGCTACCTGAACGTGCTGAGCAACCCGCACGTCGGCCTGCTCTACCTGATCCCCGGCCGCACCGAGACGCTGCGGATCAACGGCCGGGCCCGCCTGGTGCGGGACGCGCCGTACTTCGAGGACATGGTGGTCAAGGGCCACCGGCCGATCCTCGCGCTGGAGGTGCGGATCGAGCAGATCTTCTTCCACTGCGCCAAGGCGTTCCTCCGCTCGGAGCTGTGGAAGCCGGAGACCTGGCACCCGGAGGTGCTGCCCCGGCATGCCCGGCTGGTGAAGGACGTCCAGCCGGACACACCCGAGACGCTGGAGCAGCTGGAGGCGTACTACGGCCCGAGCTACCTGAACGGGCTCTACCGCAGCAAGTAGCCCGCCAGCCGGCGCAGGCCCTTGACCGCCCAGTCGGTCAGCAGCAGCGACACCAGAAGGATCACCGCGAACACGGTCACCCGCATCGGAGTGTTCCCGTCGAGCGCGTCGATCAGGCGGATGTTCACCAGGAACAACGCGATGATCAGCGTCCACCGCACGCCGTCCGGGACCGAGGCGATCCGGTCCGCGGTCCGGTGCAACGCCCGGTGCAGCACCCGGACGGCCCGGTGGCGTGCGAGGCGGACCCGGGACGGCGGCCGCGGTACGTCGTCCGGGTCCCGGGCCGGCATCTCCACACGCAGCTCCGGCGCCACGGCCGCGTCGATCGCGGCCATCGCGGCCGGCGTCACCGTGAACAGCGCCGGCTCCAGGTGCACGGAGATCGCGTCGTGCCCGATCAGCCGGCGCGCGCCGTCCGGCCAGGCCAGCATCGCGGCGGCCTCGGCGTACCGCACCGTCACCACGCCGTCGGCACCCTGCAGCGACACGCCCTCCGGCCCGACGATCATCGCCCGCTCGCGGTTCGCCCGGAACGGGTGCCGGTCGCCGTGGACCGGGCGGTCCGATTCCGTGGGCGCGGCCGTGAAACCGGCCCAGTCCGGGCCGCGGCCGCCCGGCACCATCAGCAGCGACGACGCGTGCGCCTCGGCGGCGACCGCGGCGACGTCCTCCGGGGTGACCGCGCGCAGTTCCGCGCGCAGCTCGTCCGGCGACAGCGTCCGGTAGCCGAGCAGCTCGTTCTGTACGCGCGTGGGCAGACTGCGCGCCGCCACGTCCGCGCCGTCCAGGGACGACACCGCCTTCGTGACGTACGCGTCCACGTCGGACTGCTCGACCCGGCCGTACCGGAGCGCGGCCAGCACGTCCACGAACTCGCCGAGCAGCGGGTCGCGCTTCTCCGGCAGCATGTCCGCGACCGCGTGGACCGACGCGTGGGTGGCGTCCCGCGGCTGGTAGTCCGCGCCGACGTGGTACGAGTAGCCACCCTCCTGCCGCAGCGACCGGAACAGCGCACGCTCCAGCACGCCCGCGAACACGCCGGCCGCGGTGCTGCGCGCGACGATCCCCTCGTACACCACGGCACGCTCGCTCGGCCCGTGGAAGTACGCGGGCGTCACCGGCAGCGCGGACGTGACCACCGGCGCCGGCATGCGGGTGCCGCCGTCCGGCAGCGTCAGCCGCAGCCCGGCCGGCACCCGGTCACCGGCGATCCACAGCATCGCGTTCGCCCGGGTGAACCAGCGGGCGGCCCACCCGCGCAGATCGTCAGCGGTGAGCCCGGCGAGACCGAACTCGGGATAGCCCACCACGCCGTGACCGCGGGCGCCGTACCGCCAGATCGCCAGCGGCTCGGCGACCGAGTTGCCGCGGCTCGCCTCCTCGGTGCGCAGGATCTCCTTCTCCACGGCCAGCCGGTCCACCGGCAGGTCGGTGAGCGCGCCGCAGACGCCGTTCAGGAACGCCACCACGTCCGCCTCGGTGCCCTGCGACTGGAACGTGGTGGTGATCGGCGAGGTGGCGCCGTTGAAGTGATAGTCGGTCATGCCGAGCCCGTGCAGCGCCAGGTGCTCGATCAGGTGCGTGACGCCGGACCGGGCCAGCGTCTCGTCGGCCCGCCCGACCCGGAAGACCAGCCCGGCCGCCATCGGCCCGTCCATCGGCGCGAGCACGACGGGCACGCCGTCGACCTCGGTGTGCGTGATCGTCATGCCGCCGCCCCCGCTCCCGCGATCGCGTCCGCCCGGCGCCGGACGAACGTCTCGCCGGGGTCCCGGCCCAGGTAGTTCCACGGGGAGCGGCTGGCCAGCGGGCCGAGCGCCGCGAACAGGCCGGCTGCCGCCCGGTGGTCCTCCAGCATCGTGAAGATCCCGGCGAACATGTTCAGCACCCAGACCCAGCCGACGGTACGGCGGAACGCCGGATGCCAGACCGAGCGGTGCGCCGCCTCGTAGATCTCGGCCCGGACCGGCTCCGACGTCAGATAGGCCGCGTCCTCGACGCCCGGCAGGCTGAGCCAGTGCTCTAGGTGCGCGTCCAGGACCAGCACCGCGTTGTGCGCGCCCTCCGGGGCGGCCAGCATGCGCTCGCGGGCGAACGTGTGCGCCTGCTCCCACGAGCCGCTCCACTTC
This genomic interval carries:
- a CDS encoding M16 family metallopeptidase encodes the protein MTITHTEVDGVPVVLAPMDGPMAAGLVFRVGRADETLARSGVTHLIEHLALHGLGMTDYHFNGATSPITTTFQSQGTEADVVAFLNGVCGALTDLPVDRLAVEKEILRTEEASRGNSVAEPLAIWRYGARGHGVVGYPEFGLAGLTADDLRGWAARWFTRANAMLWIAGDRVPAGLRLTLPDGGTRMPAPVVTSALPVTPAYFHGPSERAVVYEGIVARSTAAGVFAGVLERALFRSLRQEGGYSYHVGADYQPRDATHASVHAVADMLPEKRDPLLGEFVDVLAALRYGRVEQSDVDAYVTKAVSSLDGADVAARSLPTRVQNELLGYRTLSPDELRAELRAVTPEDVAAVAAEAHASSLLMVPGGRGPDWAGFTAAPTESDRPVHGDRHPFRANRERAMIVGPEGVSLQGADGVVTVRYAEAAAMLAWPDGARRLIGHDAISVHLEPALFTVTPAAMAAIDAAVAPELRVEMPARDPDDVPRPPSRVRLARHRAVRVLHRALHRTADRIASVPDGVRWTLIIALFLVNIRLIDALDGNTPMRVTVFAVILLVSLLLTDWAVKGLRRLAGYLLR
- a CDS encoding right-handed parallel beta-helix repeat-containing protein; translated protein: MRYRMIAAVAAALIGAGAVTAPASADDSTTTTEAAERQAALVVGEDTRLNAVRAVTSVARMKGGDWTKPYRLDTGDGYTLVLTQQKEPYTVADLLKLAPQTFVRQPDGSYLLTENIYLNLGAKLRLSNPGGLTLKLASSATGFVSIVSFGGDLMIDGSVQAPTKIMSWDPRTSATDTLVDDGRAYIRAIGGQFSMTYASVEDLGFWSGRTGGLSLTGTDRPNTGGVEQTKVSGNTARDKAKQERRNGTSVAPGAGDIYASPTGDLVAPDTRFDVPGLSYVSGSIDHATISGNAFGLFISGATGVNITDSTVAESLEDGVVMHRFASSLVIEKVTSRNNGGDGFVLSRAAQQVRISDAVADHNGGNGITVNGLPLAEDASASGQFVGAYGSNTVANSEVSHNARYGIEVIGGINVDVQNNEVTGSEAGIVARQGADRVTITGNRVSGAVRHGIAVRDEVTAATVTGNIVTDVDNGVYVRDSSAEVRGNTVEEATNHGIAMVGAVDGSVVSHNVISGVGPSALDLSRADGDLTAADNQAGAWYDTSSFWVKFRHYASPMTMLWTAIVLAIAFSAVMGARRRRTGFFHPYENTKSLRVAA
- a CDS encoding right-handed parallel beta-helix repeat-containing protein gives rise to the protein MTASTPSPRRRAAMTGGVAVGLSLLAAMAGLGSCRAETPDAAPATSAAPPPIETAAPLATGPIGASTPAGTATECPAATVTVSDAAGLTAALAAARPGAVIRLADGVYQDEFVASVPGTADAPVTLCGGVGAILDGGGVTKGYGLHLDGASHWRVLGFTVRNAQKGVMADGVQHTTIAGLTVERIGDEAVHLRRFSSDNVVEGNIIRDTGRRKPQFGEGVYVGTAESNWCDITDCAPDTSDRNVVRNNTITAVTAENVDIKEGTTGGTVTGNTFDGAALSGGHADSWVDVKGNDWTISGNTGTNSPLDGFQTHSVVDGWGRGNVFSRNVATVDGPGFGFSLTPVEDNRVACDNEVSGAAEGTSNTPCS
- a CDS encoding pyridoxamine 5'-phosphate oxidase family protein; its protein translation is MDLAQNAVIGTPEELRELLGVPMPRAVTKERVTLHERDREWLAASPFCVISTSDADGNCDASPKGDPPGFTLVLDEATIAIPERPGNRRADGYLNVLSNPHVGLLYLIPGRTETLRINGRARLVRDAPYFEDMVVKGHRPILALEVRIEQIFFHCAKAFLRSELWKPETWHPEVLPRHARLVKDVQPDTPETLEQLEAYYGPSYLNGLYRSK
- a CDS encoding UDP-glucose dehydrogenase family protein yields the protein MTTPRLTVIGTGYLGATHAICMAVLGFEVLGVDVDEQKIARLAAGEVPFFEPGLPELLTKALESGRLRFTTSFAEAAEFGDVHFICVGTPQQKGSHAADMTYVDASVTALARHLTRKALVVGKSTVPVGTAARLTALVKEIAPAADEVELAWNPEFLREGFAVEDTMKPDRLVFGVASGWAEERLRAAFEPVLAQGVPVKVTDLATAELVKVAANSFLATKISYINAMAEVCEATGADVSDLAEALAFDTRIGGRFLRPGLGFGGGCLPKDIRAFMARAEELGVGQAVGFLREIDGINQRRRARTVDLVTELAGGDVAGKKVAALGAAFKPDSDDIRDAPALDVAGTLHRMGAEVTVFDPAAMENAKRVHPELAYGESALDAARDADVVVLLTEWTEFRAIDPAAMAAVVAGKSIVDGRHALDPAAWRAAGWEYRALGRP